In the Clostridium beijerinckii genome, one interval contains:
- a CDS encoding DUF3656 domain-containing U32 family peptidase: MNKIELLAPAGSMESLIAAINNGADAIYLGGNKFSARAYASNFDNETMMKAVDYAHSYNVKVYVTINTILKQSELKEALKYAGYLYEIGVDAIIIQDLGLVKLIRDVYPDFELHASTQMTIHNAEGALYFREKGMQRIVLSRELTVDEIKYISKDLGIETEIFVHGALCVCYSGQCLMSSMIGGRSGNRGRCAQPCRMQYTLKGENFGERKAYLLSPKDTCFIDDMDAIIKSGTSSLKVEGRMKKPEYVAGVTRNYRKAIDKVLVNTKFDLQRGRQELAQLFNREGFAKAYLYKNVGKDMMSYNYPKNTGVYIGQVSNSGEVKLESSVSLGDGIRFNDDGFTLSKILNNNNEVKEAFKGETVKLFPTGGYKKGYKLYKMSDKKLYDELNDDLKPYKRKINLTGEIEFKVNAPLCIKAKYNKKEYRVYGEMVEEATNKPLTRERVEEALRKSGEIPYKFDKIIFDVFDDGFIRISSINNLRRELFEKILKEEISSYRRKRTEGTIKEYNAKCQENLGYIYSCITKDQLKALLEDDKAQNIALDIFFSRQKHALNKNDLKNLYETSKDKNIYLKVPSIIKQEFNSIVKIIDELKSYIKGIITSNAGIIKIYKDKLFIIGDYKLNIFNKEAAGFYAQDVDIPFLSLELNRKEIKELMKHTNCNMGINIYGKTELMISEYCPMGSTFGNKSSKKECSGVCMKDNFKLIDRMNESFTVLGDNSCRSYILNSISTNLIDEMEELKSFNISNFRVDFKDESYDEVKDVLNQITRKAKNENNKYTKGHYKRGVE, from the coding sequence ATGAATAAGATAGAATTACTGGCTCCAGCAGGAAGCATGGAGAGTTTAATTGCTGCTATAAATAATGGAGCAGATGCAATATATCTTGGTGGAAATAAATTTTCAGCTAGAGCTTATGCATCAAATTTTGATAATGAAACAATGATGAAGGCTGTTGATTATGCTCATAGCTATAATGTAAAAGTATATGTAACTATAAATACAATTTTAAAACAAAGTGAATTAAAGGAAGCTTTAAAATATGCAGGATACCTTTATGAAATTGGAGTAGATGCAATAATAATACAAGATTTAGGGCTAGTAAAATTAATAAGAGATGTGTATCCTGATTTTGAACTTCATGCATCTACACAAATGACAATTCATAATGCAGAGGGAGCCTTATATTTTAGAGAAAAAGGAATGCAGAGAATAGTTTTATCTAGAGAGCTTACAGTAGATGAAATTAAGTATATTTCAAAAGACTTAGGAATTGAGACAGAAATATTTGTGCATGGTGCTTTGTGTGTATGTTATTCAGGACAGTGCTTAATGAGTTCTATGATTGGCGGAAGAAGCGGAAATAGAGGAAGGTGTGCACAACCTTGTAGAATGCAGTATACCTTAAAGGGTGAAAATTTTGGAGAAAGAAAGGCTTATCTTTTAAGTCCTAAGGATACATGTTTTATTGATGATATGGACGCCATTATAAAGAGTGGAACTTCGTCATTAAAAGTTGAAGGAAGAATGAAAAAGCCAGAATATGTTGCTGGAGTTACAAGGAATTATAGAAAAGCTATTGATAAGGTATTAGTAAATACAAAGTTTGATTTACAAAGGGGAAGACAAGAATTAGCACAGCTATTTAATAGAGAAGGTTTTGCTAAAGCATATCTATATAAAAATGTAGGAAAAGATATGATGAGTTATAATTACCCTAAAAATACTGGTGTATATATAGGTCAGGTGTCTAACAGTGGAGAAGTTAAACTAGAATCAAGTGTATCTTTGGGTGATGGTATAAGGTTTAATGACGATGGATTTACTTTAAGTAAAATTTTAAATAATAATAATGAAGTTAAGGAAGCTTTTAAGGGTGAAACAGTAAAATTATTTCCAACTGGGGGATACAAAAAAGGTTATAAGCTATATAAGATGTCTGATAAAAAACTTTATGATGAGTTAAATGATGATTTAAAACCTTATAAAAGGAAGATAAATTTAACTGGAGAGATTGAATTTAAAGTTAATGCACCTCTTTGTATTAAAGCAAAATACAATAAAAAAGAATATAGAGTTTATGGAGAAATGGTTGAAGAAGCAACGAATAAACCATTAACAAGAGAAAGAGTAGAGGAAGCCTTAAGAAAATCAGGAGAAATTCCATATAAATTTGATAAGATAATTTTTGATGTTTTTGACGATGGATTTATAAGAATTTCATCTATAAATAATCTAAGAAGAGAATTATTTGAAAAGATTTTAAAAGAAGAAATAAGTTCATATAGAAGGAAAAGAACAGAAGGAACTATTAAAGAATATAATGCAAAATGTCAGGAAAACTTAGGCTATATTTATAGTTGTATTACAAAAGATCAACTAAAGGCACTACTTGAGGATGATAAGGCTCAAAATATAGCGTTAGATATATTTTTCAGCAGGCAAAAACATGCGTTGAATAAAAATGATTTAAAGAATTTATATGAAACTTCAAAAGATAAAAATATATATTTAAAAGTTCCAAGTATTATTAAGCAGGAATTTAATAGCATAGTAAAGATAATAGATGAACTAAAATCTTATATAAAGGGAATAATTACATCTAATGCTGGAATAATAAAAATCTATAAAGATAAACTATTTATAATAGGAGATTATAAGTTAAATATATTTAATAAAGAAGCGGCTGGATTTTATGCGCAAGACGTTGACATTCCATTCTTAAGTCTTGAACTAAATCGAAAAGAAATAAAAGAATTAATGAAGCACACTAACTGCAACATGGGAATAAATATTTATGGAAAAACTGAGCTTATGATTAGTGAATATTGTCCTATGGGAAGTACTTTTGGCAATAAGTCATCTAAAAAAGAATGTAGTGGTGTGTGTATGAAGGACAACTTTAAGTTAATAGATAGAATGAACGAAAGTTTTACTGTTTTGGGTGATAATAGCTGTAGAAGTTATATTTTAAATTCAATATCTACAAATTTAATTGATGAAATGGAAGAACTTAAGTCTTTTAATATTTCAAATTTTAGAGTAGACTTTAAAGATGAAAGTTATGATGAAGTAAAAGATGTTTTAAATCAAATTACTCGTAAAGCAAAAAATGAAAATAATAAATATACTAAGGGCCACTATAAACGTGGAGTAGAATAA
- a CDS encoding type 1 glutamine amidotransferase has protein sequence MELTICHLYPDLLNVYGDVGNVLILKHRAALRGIDVDIINTSIGENIDKDNVDIIFFGGGQDYEQSIVSNDLNEIKKDALTSYIEDGKVMLAICGGYQLLGKYYTAPNGEKIDGLGILNLYTEGGDTRFIGNTEIFNEEFNETYVGFENHSGRTYINDHTPLGKCIHGYGNNGEDGYEGCIYKNTFGSYFHGSFLSKNPEFADRLLTLALKNKYGEDVKLENLNDNFELKAKNSIIQRLK, from the coding sequence ATGGAATTAACTATTTGTCATTTATATCCGGATTTACTAAATGTATATGGTGACGTAGGTAATGTACTCATTTTAAAACATAGAGCAGCCCTTAGAGGAATTGATGTAGATATAATAAATACTTCAATAGGTGAAAACATAGATAAAGACAATGTGGACATCATCTTCTTCGGTGGTGGCCAAGACTATGAACAGTCTATAGTCTCTAATGATTTAAATGAGATAAAGAAAGATGCTTTAACAAGTTATATTGAAGATGGCAAAGTTATGCTAGCTATATGCGGCGGATATCAATTATTAGGTAAATACTACACTGCTCCAAATGGAGAAAAAATAGATGGACTTGGTATTTTAAATCTATATACCGAAGGCGGGGATACTAGATTTATTGGAAATACAGAAATATTTAACGAAGAATTTAATGAAACTTATGTTGGATTTGAAAATCATTCTGGTAGAACATATATAAATGACCATACTCCCCTTGGAAAATGCATTCACGGATATGGCAATAATGGTGAAGATGGATATGAAGGATGTATCTATAAAAATACATTTGGTTCGTATTTTCATGGCTCTTTTCTTTCAAAAAATCCAGAATTTGCAGATAGGCTTCTAACATTAGCTTTGAAGAACAAATACGGAGAAGATGTAAAATTA
- a CDS encoding Mur ligase family protein, translating into MSEINIKSILSILLSKITAFSAKHIVKGGSNFPGKIALKIDKSILKHVSNGYKVILVTGTNGKTTTTSMIYNILKENKLHVITNSTGANLYPGIVACFVSNYSFFKKKENPYAVIEVDEANVKFITEHITPEIITVTNLFRDQLDRYGEVYTTLVKILEGVTKVPESKLVLNGDESLLGKLDIKNPVVYYGFNTPIKEDTTLEINADAKFCKFCKAPYSYNLVTYNHLGDFYCPECGYKRSELAYAVNKIFDLTPENSSVLINDTEVFISQSGAYNIYNALCAFAISKELGIEDSVIKASLQNQSSSFGRQEQISIDNKDVQIILVKNPAGYNQALDTLALNTSEFSAVFMLNDNYADGRDVSWIWDVDFEKISSLKIEDIFVSGIRMYDMAVRLKVAGLNVDKFILKEDYEELTDKIKESASKKIYILATYTAMINYRKYLHSKGYIKKLW; encoded by the coding sequence GTGAGTGAAATTAATATTAAATCTATTTTAAGCATATTACTATCAAAAATTACTGCGTTTTCTGCAAAACACATTGTAAAAGGTGGAAGTAATTTTCCTGGTAAGATAGCTTTAAAAATTGATAAATCAATCTTAAAACATGTTAGTAATGGATACAAGGTGATTCTAGTTACTGGAACTAACGGAAAAACAACAACTACAAGCATGATTTATAATATCCTAAAGGAAAATAAATTACACGTTATAACAAATAGCACTGGAGCCAATTTATACCCAGGTATCGTAGCTTGTTTTGTTTCCAACTATTCTTTTTTTAAGAAAAAAGAAAATCCTTATGCGGTAATAGAAGTTGATGAGGCTAATGTAAAATTCATTACAGAACATATAACCCCTGAAATAATAACTGTAACTAATTTATTTAGGGATCAGCTAGATAGATATGGAGAGGTTTATACAACTCTAGTTAAAATTTTAGAAGGTGTGACTAAAGTTCCTGAGTCAAAACTAGTTTTGAATGGTGATGAATCTTTACTCGGAAAGTTAGATATAAAAAATCCAGTAGTATATTATGGTTTTAATACACCTATTAAAGAAGATACTACATTGGAAATAAATGCTGATGCAAAGTTCTGTAAGTTCTGTAAGGCACCTTATTCATATAATCTAGTTACTTATAATCACTTAGGCGATTTTTACTGTCCTGAATGTGGTTACAAGCGTTCTGAACTTGCTTATGCTGTAAATAAAATTTTTGATTTAACACCTGAAAACTCTTCTGTATTAATTAATGACACTGAAGTTTTCATAAGCCAATCAGGTGCTTATAATATTTACAACGCCTTATGTGCATTTGCCATTTCAAAAGAACTTGGAATAGAAGACTCAGTAATTAAAGCTTCTCTTCAAAATCAAAGTTCAAGCTTTGGCAGACAAGAGCAAATATCTATTGATAATAAAGATGTACAAATTATATTAGTAAAAAATCCAGCTGGATATAACCAAGCTTTAGACACCCTTGCTCTTAATACGAGTGAATTTTCAGCAGTTTTCATGTTAAATGATAATTACGCTGACGGACGTGATGTCTCTTGGATTTGGGATGTAGACTTCGAAAAAATATCTAGTTTAAAAATAGAAGATATTTTTGTATCAGGAATTAGAATGTATGATATGGCAGTAAGATTAAAGGTTGCTGGATTAAATGTAGATAAATTTATTTTAAAAGAAGATTATGAAGAGCTTACAGATAAAATTAAGGAATCTGCATCTAAAAAAATATATATATTAGCAACTTATACTGCAATGATTAATTATAGAAAATATCTTCATTCAAAAGGTTATATAAAAAAACTTTGGTAA
- a CDS encoding DUF523 domain-containing protein yields the protein MYIISACLCGVNCKYSGKNNLNDRCLKLFREGRAVLVCPEQLGGLPTPRNPVELNSAASEVLDGNGKALSNKGEDFTKQFIDGAYETLKIAKELGATKAILKEGSPSCGANFVYDGTFTGNKIEGKGITALLLENEGITVFSDEDLEVNNSKLVYLNEFDREKAKKRRLFEQGEEDESYGEEYFDLTENLTDMSELPPSVEENVKKLMISLARDLMGFEEIDEIAEATGLSVEEVEEILEEE from the coding sequence ATGTACATAATAAGTGCATGCTTGTGTGGAGTTAATTGTAAATATAGTGGTAAAAATAATCTAAATGATAGATGTTTAAAATTATTTAGAGAAGGAAGAGCGGTTCTAGTTTGTCCAGAACAATTAGGCGGATTACCAACTCCAAGAAATCCTGTTGAGCTAAATAGTGCAGCAAGTGAAGTGTTAGATGGGAATGGAAAAGCATTAAGTAATAAAGGTGAGGATTTTACTAAGCAATTTATAGATGGTGCATATGAAACATTAAAAATTGCGAAAGAACTTGGAGCCACAAAAGCTATATTAAAAGAAGGAAGTCCTTCATGTGGAGCTAACTTTGTCTATGATGGTACTTTTACAGGTAATAAGATAGAAGGCAAAGGAATTACAGCTCTTTTATTGGAGAATGAAGGTATAACAGTATTTTCAGATGAAGACTTAGAAGTAAACAATAGTAAGTTAGTATACCTTAATGAGTTTGATAGAGAAAAGGCTAAGAAAAGAAGACTTTTTGAACAAGGAGAAGAAGACGAGTCTTATGGAGAAGAATATTTTGATTTAACAGAAAATTTAACTGATATGTCTGAGCTTCCACCAAGTGTTGAAGAAAATGTGAAAAAGCTTATGATTTCATTAGCTCGTGATTTAATGGGCTTTGAAGAAATTGATGAAATTGCAGAAGCCACAGGGCTTAGTGTAGAGGAAGTAGAAGAAATTTTAGAGGAAGAATAA
- a CDS encoding endonuclease MutS2 has protein sequence MNERSLRILEFNKIKEKIKKYARTNAAKVKVEALEPYDNLYEINNKLEETNEALEILISKGNPPLEGLADIHEGIERAKKGGTLSPGQLLKVGGMLKATRNMKEFFKREEVEKSYPKLEDLAYILAPVKALEDEIERAIVSEDEISDKASQTLYNIRRSLKEKNSSVREKISSIVRSNSKYLQDDLYTMRGDRYVLPVKSEYKSQVPGLVHDQSSTGATFFIEPMSLVNLNNEIRELFLKEKAEIERILSDLSLKVKINGDSCLSNLKVLVEFDFIFAKGRYASALNAVKPIVREDGAFSIFSGRHPLIESDKVVPSDIYLGEEFQTLMITGPNTGGKTVTIKTVGLLHIMGLSGLLIPARDNSSIAFFKEIFADIGDEQSIEQSLSTFSSHMTNIVNIMKHVDDKSLALFDELGAGTDPAEGAALAVSILETLRNRGAKLIATTHYSELKAYALKTDGVENASVEFDIETLRPTYRLLIGVPGKSNAFEISKRLGLVEGVIKRAKEYMSEENLQFENLIRELQEKSIIAKKEAREAKILRDQAEDLKKKYEEKLEKLENTREKAYMDARREAKEIIANAKDEADDILKAMRELEKLGIAGGGRQRLEEERKKLKDSLEEREKGIHKMKENEGESITNVTLGMEAYLPSLNQKVIIVSMPDNRGEVQVEAGIMKVNVKLKDLRKTQVTKEEKVRRKREVKLNLSNVESRVDLRGLDAEEACYKADKYLDDAYMANLGEVTIVHGKGTGVLRKAINDMLKRHPHVKSYRLGAYGEGGDGVTMVELKG, from the coding sequence ATGAATGAAAGATCTCTAAGAATTTTAGAGTTTAATAAGATAAAAGAAAAAATTAAAAAATATGCAAGAACAAATGCTGCTAAAGTAAAAGTTGAGGCTCTTGAGCCTTATGATAATTTATATGAAATAAATAATAAGTTAGAAGAGACAAACGAGGCTCTTGAAATCTTAATATCAAAGGGGAATCCACCACTTGAAGGATTAGCTGATATACATGAAGGTATAGAAAGAGCTAAAAAGGGAGGAACCTTATCACCAGGACAATTATTAAAAGTTGGTGGAATGCTTAAAGCTACGAGAAATATGAAGGAATTCTTTAAAAGAGAAGAAGTTGAAAAGTCATATCCAAAACTTGAAGACTTAGCTTACATATTAGCTCCAGTAAAAGCATTAGAAGACGAAATAGAAAGAGCTATAGTATCAGAGGATGAAATTAGTGATAAAGCTAGCCAAACTCTTTATAATATCAGACGAAGCTTAAAAGAAAAGAATTCTTCAGTTAGGGAAAAAATAAGTTCTATTGTTAGAAGTAATTCAAAATACTTACAGGATGATTTATATACTATGAGAGGCGATAGATATGTGCTTCCTGTAAAATCAGAATATAAAAGTCAAGTTCCAGGACTTGTACACGATCAAAGTTCAACTGGAGCAACTTTTTTTATAGAGCCTATGAGTCTAGTAAATTTAAACAATGAAATAAGAGAGTTGTTTTTAAAAGAAAAAGCTGAAATAGAGAGGATACTTTCTGATCTTTCATTGAAAGTTAAAATTAATGGAGATTCATGTTTAAGTAACCTAAAGGTACTTGTTGAGTTTGACTTTATATTTGCAAAAGGAAGATATGCATCTGCATTAAATGCTGTAAAGCCTATAGTTAGAGAAGATGGAGCATTTAGCATATTCTCTGGAAGGCATCCATTAATAGAAAGCGATAAAGTTGTGCCATCAGATATATATCTAGGGGAAGAATTTCAAACCTTGATGATAACAGGACCAAATACCGGCGGTAAGACAGTTACAATAAAAACTGTTGGTTTGCTTCATATTATGGGATTAAGCGGATTATTAATTCCTGCTAGAGATAACTCATCTATAGCCTTCTTTAAAGAAATATTTGCAGATATAGGTGATGAACAAAGTATTGAACAAAGCTTGTCTACTTTCTCATCTCATATGACTAATATAGTTAATATCATGAAGCATGTAGATGACAAGTCTTTAGCTTTATTTGATGAGCTTGGTGCAGGTACAGATCCAGCAGAAGGAGCAGCTCTTGCAGTATCAATATTAGAAACTTTAAGAAATAGAGGCGCAAAGCTAATCGCAACAACTCACTATAGTGAACTTAAAGCTTATGCATTAAAAACAGATGGTGTAGAAAATGCTTCTGTTGAATTTGATATAGAAACCTTGAGGCCAACTTATAGATTATTAATTGGTGTTCCAGGTAAATCAAATGCCTTTGAGATTTCTAAGAGATTAGGACTTGTAGAAGGTGTCATTAAACGCGCAAAAGAATATATGTCCGAGGAAAATCTTCAATTTGAAAATCTAATCAGGGAACTTCAAGAAAAAAGTATAATAGCTAAAAAAGAAGCAAGGGAAGCTAAGATACTTAGAGATCAAGCAGAAGATCTTAAAAAGAAGTATGAAGAAAAGCTTGAAAAATTAGAAAATACTAGGGAAAAAGCTTATATGGATGCTAGACGTGAGGCTAAAGAGATAATTGCAAATGCTAAAGATGAAGCTGATGATATTTTAAAAGCTATGAGAGAGCTTGAAAAGCTTGGAATAGCAGGTGGCGGAAGGCAAAGACTTGAAGAAGAGAGGAAGAAACTTAAAGATAGTTTAGAAGAAAGAGAAAAAGGAATTCACAAGATGAAGGAAAATGAGGGGGAATCTATAACTAATGTAACTCTTGGAATGGAAGCTTACCTGCCTTCATTAAATCAAAAAGTAATTATTGTTTCTATGCCAGATAACAGAGGCGAAGTTCAAGTTGAAGCTGGAATAATGAAAGTAAATGTTAAGCTTAAAGATTTAAGAAAAACTCAAGTTACCAAAGAAGAAAAAGTAAGAAGAAAAAGAGAAGTAAAGCTTAATCTAAGTAATGTAGAATCTAGAGTAGACTTAAGGGGATTAGATGCAGAAGAAGCGTGCTACAAAGCAGATAAATATTTAGATGATGCATATATGGCTAATTTAGGGGAAGTAACAATAGTTCATGGTAAAGGAACTGGAGTACTTCGTAAAGCAATAAATGATATGCTTAAGAGACATCCACATGTAAAATCATATAGGCTAGGTGCATATGGTGAAGGTGGAGACGGAGTTACTATGGTAGAACTTAAGGGGTAG
- the zapA gene encoding cell division protein ZapA, with the protein MIRVTVNINGMNYNLKGEKDEKYLLGVANFVDTRIKEILSKKASFSTTDASVLAAVNIADELYECDLELDKAIKIKEAISGENSSLKKKVDELSLQLENINREKSELQNNFQKKEEELHGKYNNVEVKFSSLSDEINKLKIENEKLKKENKLITDENKRNKNSNEALTKDISDYKEKSKILYKKIDEAKNKEHRLDKQVQQANEQVSSLTSELTKVSKEKDMVTEQLNEMTAVNFELDKQIKELTQTKLNLENKMLLLQEKNISLEADYNNVCKELKKASENLKYEISNKEVINKEYTSCKANLEKLNEEHHKCAKELAEYKEKLENQITTNNAITSKAREEKEILKNKITELLLSEEELNKKIKKLLEREQELNDSLKLEKDNAVKLTKEIQDNNMEKADLNKQLNDLFEESEKEITECKQKLSKLNKENEGLVSQIDLLNEEKDTLVSEINKLNKKQDILNNEIKNINDTNDKLSQEIENSDREKERLEGELKITRNDNEKLKGELKEVHEEKEVEVNIKVKEIEEVSNTLECKENDLRRIKEELASRERALARLEKELEDKEGIFLKLKREIEAKEKDLNTSKVSIDDLQGKMSTLAKEKEELANENDKLNQEARTFHNRLFELQAEIINKEIEIARAKKEQVGPIVKKKR; encoded by the coding sequence ATGATTAGGGTAACAGTTAATATAAATGGTATGAATTATAACTTAAAAGGGGAAAAAGACGAAAAATATTTGCTTGGGGTAGCAAATTTTGTTGATACAAGAATTAAAGAAATTCTGTCTAAGAAAGCTAGTTTTAGTACAACAGATGCTTCTGTTTTAGCGGCGGTGAATATAGCTGATGAACTTTACGAGTGTGATTTAGAATTAGATAAAGCAATTAAAATAAAAGAAGCCATTAGTGGTGAAAATTCTTCGTTAAAGAAGAAAGTAGACGAGCTTAGCTTGCAATTAGAAAATATAAATAGAGAAAAATCAGAACTTCAAAATAATTTTCAGAAGAAAGAAGAAGAACTACATGGGAAATATAATAATGTAGAAGTAAAATTTAGTTCATTAAGTGATGAAATTAATAAACTGAAAATTGAAAATGAAAAGCTGAAAAAAGAAAATAAATTAATAACTGATGAGAATAAGAGAAATAAGAATAGTAATGAAGCCTTAACAAAAGATATTTCCGACTATAAAGAGAAGAGCAAGATTCTTTATAAGAAGATAGATGAGGCCAAAAACAAAGAGCATAGATTAGATAAGCAAGTGCAACAAGCTAATGAACAAGTAAGTAGTTTAACTAGCGAACTTACTAAAGTTAGCAAAGAAAAAGATATGGTGACTGAACAACTAAACGAAATGACTGCTGTAAATTTTGAGTTAGATAAGCAAATAAAAGAACTTACTCAAACTAAGTTAAATTTAGAAAATAAGATGCTTCTATTACAAGAAAAGAATATCTCGCTAGAAGCTGATTATAATAATGTGTGTAAGGAATTAAAAAAAGCAAGCGAAAACTTAAAATATGAAATTAGTAATAAAGAGGTTATAAACAAAGAATATACCTCATGTAAAGCAAATTTAGAAAAATTAAATGAGGAGCATCATAAATGTGCTAAAGAACTTGCGGAGTATAAGGAAAAGTTAGAAAATCAAATTACGACTAATAATGCAATAACTTCTAAAGCTAGAGAAGAAAAAGAAATACTAAAAAATAAAATTACAGAATTGTTACTAAGTGAAGAAGAATTAAATAAAAAAATTAAAAAATTACTTGAAAGAGAGCAGGAATTAAATGATAGTTTAAAACTTGAAAAAGATAATGCTGTTAAATTAACAAAAGAAATTCAAGATAATAATATGGAAAAAGCTGATCTTAATAAACAGCTTAATGATCTATTTGAAGAATCAGAAAAAGAGATTACGGAATGTAAGCAAAAATTGAGCAAGCTGAATAAAGAAAATGAAGGGTTAGTAAGTCAAATTGATTTATTAAATGAAGAAAAGGATACTTTAGTAAGCGAAATTAATAAATTAAATAAAAAACAAGATATTTTAAATAATGAAATTAAAAATATCAATGATACTAACGATAAATTATCACAAGAAATAGAGAATTCTGATAGAGAAAAAGAAAGATTAGAAGGGGAATTAAAAATAACAAGAAATGATAATGAAAAGCTAAAAGGTGAACTTAAAGAAGTTCATGAAGAAAAAGAAGTAGAAGTTAACATTAAGGTAAAAGAGATTGAGGAAGTAAGCAATACATTAGAGTGTAAAGAAAATGACTTAAGAAGAATTAAAGAAGAATTAGCAAGTAGAGAGAGAGCTTTAGCTAGATTAGAAAAGGAATTGGAAGATAAAGAAGGGATTTTCCTAAAATTAAAAAGAGAAATAGAAGCTAAGGAAAAAGATTTGAATACAAGTAAGGTATCAATAGATGATTTACAAGGAAAGATGTCAACACTAGCTAAAGAAAAAGAAGAATTAGCTAATGAAAATGATAAACTTAATCAAGAAGCAAGAACTTTTCACAATAGGTTATTTGAGCTACAAGCAGAAATAATAAACAAAGAAATAGAAATTGCAAGAGCTAAAAAAGAACAAGTAGGTCCTATTGTAAAAAAGAAAAGATAA